CAAAAATTACATCGACTCACCGTTTATACTCGATGGTTTGTGATTGCGATATTATGGTTAACAGTAGCACCTTTGAGTTTGTGGGCGTTGCGAGGAGAAATTGCTCTTTGGCAAAACTATTTTACTTGGTCTGCGGTTCGCTATGGTTTAGCTTATAACCGCTTTGCAGCAATGGGTTTGGGGTTGTGTATTGGTCTAACAATAGCAACGTTAGTTTGGCAGAGTCGCAATATTTTATTCGGGGTTTCTCCCGCCTATCAACACCGTTTAGAACAGCAAGTCATGAAAATTATTAAACAGGGGCCGACTCATCCCTTTTGGAAGTGGGTGATTTCCACGAAGGACGAGTAATTATGTTCCGATTCTGTTCAGTTAACTCAGATTTTGAACTAACCAGTTAAATTTAGCTTGAGCTAAAACTAAAAATTCCTTTGTATGTTCACTGAGTTCTTCGGGCTCCGGTTCATCGATTTCATATTCTGAAAAATCATCGTAACCTAAACGCCGAATTGTTCCGCGCATTCGACTGGCTAAACAAAGTGATAAACCTTGATAAAATCGAGCAGCAAATTTAGAATCACTGTGAATTTTATTATTGAGTTCAAATCGAGAAATCGCTAAAACTTGAGTAGCTTCTAAGGCTTTAACCGTTGCTAAAGGCGGGCGACTATCAATAAAAGAAATTTCTCCAACAACTTCCCCTTTGGTGATTTTAGCTAATTCTCGGTCTTCATTTGCACCGATAACCACTGTTAACAACCCATTCAATACGAAATAGAGGGCATTAATCGGACGTCCTTCATAAATCAACCTTTCCCCTGGGGGAAGTTTTTCTATTTTTGCTTTATTGATAATCCAGCGTAGATCATCATCACTGAGTCCGCCTAAAAGAAAAAGTGCTTTTTCTGTCTTTTGGGTCATTTTTAAATAGTATTCCTATTAGTAATTAAGAGACAACCTTGTTGAATCTCAGCTTGAGTATATGACTCTATTCTGCTGAGAAAGCGAACAAGAATCAACTCCCAAAAACTGTATGAATAAAGTTTTATCAATTGGGGTTGACACCGTTCACAAAATCTATGAAATGTGTATGAAACTTCTGAGTTGCTTTCATGTAGCAAGCATGACCCGCTTGTTCTAAAATAATGGTCTGCACATTTAACATGAACTGCTGAAGTAACTCCGCATGATCCAATGAAACAATTTTATCATCACTTCCCCACATTGCTAACGTTGGCAGCGAAATTCCTTGCAAATGTTCTGCCATCTGAGGTATTTTAACCGGAGCAACAGCCACAAACCCCCGTAAACGGTCTGAATGTTGAGCGATAAAGGGTAAACTATAATTTCCACTCATCGAAGGAGAGACTAGCACACAGTTGGATAAGTTCAGACCGTCAATAATCTCTATTAAAAAGCTAACTGGATTACCAGAGAAGGATTCAGATTCACCATATCCGGGGAGATCAACCGCAACAGCATGATCATGGTTTTGGCTAATCAATTCTAAGGTGCCAATATCTTGCCAAGTTTGAGCTTTAAAACTGGCTCCATGAAGCAAAAGAATCGATGAATTTTGGGGATCTCCTGCTTCTAAAAAATGAATGTTTGCACCTCGAATTTTGATAAATTTGGATAAAATTTTAGGCATATTTGATCAAAGAAGATTATAATTTTAATCAAACTTGAAATCAACAACTCATTCTATTATAATGGTAAATTACGGCTTAGTCTAATCAGAATTATGCAAATCGATGATTCCTCCGAGCAATTCCCTCCTTCTAATCCCTTAGATGGCAAACCATTACCTTCGCTGAATTTGTTTACCATGTTTCGCTTAGGTCTGTATCAAATGGGGTTAGGGATTATCTCTCTACTCGCCTTGGGTGTGATTAACCGCATCATGATTGATGAGTTAAAAGTTCCGGCGTTAATTGCGGCGGGAGCAATTGCGATGCACCAATTAGTTTCTCCGGCTAGGGTGTGGTTTGGTCAGATGTCTGATGCTAAACCTTTATGGGGATATCATCGCAGTAGTTATGTATGGATGGGGTTAGTTTTATTCACCAGTGCGTCATTTTTAGCGATTCAAGTAGTTTGGCAGTTAGGTGCTAGTATTCAAGCTAACGGATTCAATGGTGTTGCTTATTTATGGGCGGGTTTATTAGCCTTAATTTTTGCTGGATATGGTTTAGCGTTAAGTGCAAGTTCAACACCGTTTACAGCTTTATTATTTGATGTTTCTGATGAAGATAATCGTTCCAAATTAATTAGCATTGTTTGGTCAATGTTGATGGTGGGTATTGTGATTGGGGCGATAATTAGTTCCAAAATTCTCCATCGTCCTGAACTCTGTGGTACAGCTATTTTAACGAATAAGCCAACCGTCACGGAAACGGCTACAAATTTATCTCAATTACAAGCTTCTGTCACCCCGTTATTTATTATTATACCCTTAATGGTAATCGGTTTATGTTTTTTAGCCACAGTGGGAATTGAACGTCGGTTTTCTCGCTACAAAATTCGCTCCACTATTGTCGAACGTGAAGATCAAATTACGTTAAATCGCGCCCTGAAAATTTTAACCGCCAGTCGCCAAACGGGGTTATTTTTTAGCTTTTTATTGGTGATGACGATTAGCTTATTTATGCAGGATGCTGTTTTAGAACCCTATGGGGGTGAAGTCTTTGGAATGTGTGTCTCGGAAACGACTAAATTAAATGCGTTTTTTGGGATAGGAACGTTAATGGGAATTGCTTCAACGGGATTTTTAATTGTTCCTCGTATCGGTAAAAAAAATACGGTCAAAATGGGTTGTATTGGAGTCGCAATTTGTTTAGGATTATTTATTATGGCGGGTTTTACTGCTAACCCTGGGTTTTTAAAAGGGGCGTTATTATGCTTTGGTTTAAATTCGGGAATTCTAACAGCCGGAGCGATTAATTTAATGTTAGATTTAACCTTAGCGGAAACGGCCGGAACTTTTATTGGAGCTTGGGGTTTAGCTCAAGCTATGGCGCGAGGAATTGCAACGGTTTTAGGCGGGGGGATTTTAGATTTGGGACGGGCTATCTTTCAAGTTCCCTTATTAGCCTATAGCACTGTTTTTACTATACAAGCTATTGGCATGATCTTGGCAATTGGATTATTAAATCGGGTGAATATTGCCGAATTTAACGCGACAGCAAAACAAGCGATCGCAACGGTATTAGAACAGGAATTTGATTAGGAGGTGATTAATGTTAACGCCTGAATTAATCGTTGATTTTCGGCGGGTTTTCTAACCGCAACGCGGAAATAGCGATCGCCCAAACTCGGAAAACTTAAACAGTCTCGAATTAAAATTCGATGCTGTTTTAACAAATTTAATTGTAGTTTAGAAACAGAATAATCTGATTCTATAAAGATAAAATTAGCTACACTGGGATAGGGTTTTAACCCCGATATATTAGCTAAACCTTGATAGAGTTGGGGGCGAGATTGTTCTAACCAA
The sequence above is drawn from the Planktothrix serta PCC 8927 genome and encodes:
- a CDS encoding alpha/beta fold hydrolase, producing the protein MPKILSKFIKIRGANIHFLEAGDPQNSSILLLHGASFKAQTWQDIGTLELISQNHDHAVAVDLPGYGESESFSGNPVSFLIEIIDGLNLSNCVLVSPSMSGNYSLPFIAQHSDRLRGFVAVAPVKIPQMAEHLQGISLPTLAMWGSDDKIVSLDHAELLQQFMLNVQTIILEQAGHACYMKATQKFHTHFIDFVNGVNPN
- a CDS encoding cyclic nucleotide-binding domain-containing protein: MTQKTEKALFLLGGLSDDDLRWIINKAKIEKLPPGERLIYEGRPINALYFVLNGLLTVVIGANEDRELAKITKGEVVGEISFIDSRPPLATVKALEATQVLAISRFELNNKIHSDSKFAARFYQGLSLCLASRMRGTIRRLGYDDFSEYEIDEPEPEELSEHTKEFLVLAQAKFNWLVQNLS
- a CDS encoding BCD family MFS transporter, whose product is MQIDDSSEQFPPSNPLDGKPLPSLNLFTMFRLGLYQMGLGIISLLALGVINRIMIDELKVPALIAAGAIAMHQLVSPARVWFGQMSDAKPLWGYHRSSYVWMGLVLFTSASFLAIQVVWQLGASIQANGFNGVAYLWAGLLALIFAGYGLALSASSTPFTALLFDVSDEDNRSKLISIVWSMLMVGIVIGAIISSKILHRPELCGTAILTNKPTVTETATNLSQLQASVTPLFIIIPLMVIGLCFLATVGIERRFSRYKIRSTIVEREDQITLNRALKILTASRQTGLFFSFLLVMTISLFMQDAVLEPYGGEVFGMCVSETTKLNAFFGIGTLMGIASTGFLIVPRIGKKNTVKMGCIGVAICLGLFIMAGFTANPGFLKGALLCFGLNSGILTAGAINLMLDLTLAETAGTFIGAWGLAQAMARGIATVLGGGILDLGRAIFQVPLLAYSTVFTIQAIGMILAIGLLNRVNIAEFNATAKQAIATVLEQEFD